One region of Halomonas huangheensis genomic DNA includes:
- the rho gene encoding transcription termination factor Rho — protein MNLTELKQKPVPELLNIAREMGIDNLARSRKQDIIFAILKKHAKSGEDIFGDGVLEILQDGFGFLRSADSSYLAGPDDIYVSPSQIRRFNLRKGDTISGKIRPPKEGERYFALLKVSEINLDRPENAKHKILFENLTPLFPDERLRMEIGNGSTEDLTARIIDLTAPIGKGQRGLLVSPPKAGKTLMLQNIATSITRNNPECQLIVLLIDERPEEVTEMSRTVRGEVVASTFDEPPARHVQVAEMVIEKAKRLVEHKKDVVILLDSITRLARAYNTVVPSSGKVLTGGVDAHALEKPKRFFGAARNIEEGGSLTIIATALVDTGSKMDEVIFEEFKGTGNMEAHLDRRLAERRIYPALNIRRSGTRREDLLASEEEMQRMWILRKLLNPMDDTAATEFLVDRLKDTKTNIEFFEAMKRR, from the coding sequence ATGAATCTGACCGAACTCAAGCAAAAGCCTGTGCCGGAGCTTCTCAACATCGCTCGCGAGATGGGAATCGATAATCTGGCACGGTCCCGCAAGCAAGACATCATCTTCGCGATTCTCAAGAAACATGCCAAAAGTGGCGAGGATATCTTCGGCGATGGCGTACTGGAAATTCTCCAGGACGGTTTCGGCTTCCTGCGTAGCGCAGACAGCTCCTACCTGGCCGGCCCTGACGATATCTACGTTTCTCCTTCTCAGATTCGGCGCTTTAACCTTCGCAAGGGCGACACCATCTCCGGCAAGATTCGCCCGCCCAAGGAAGGTGAACGCTACTTCGCACTGCTCAAGGTCAGCGAGATCAACCTCGACCGACCCGAGAATGCCAAGCACAAGATTCTGTTCGAGAACCTTACGCCGCTGTTCCCCGATGAACGTCTGCGCATGGAGATCGGCAACGGCTCCACCGAGGATCTCACTGCTCGTATCATCGACCTGACGGCACCGATCGGCAAAGGCCAACGTGGCCTGCTCGTATCTCCGCCCAAGGCCGGTAAGACGTTGATGTTGCAGAACATCGCAACCTCCATCACGCGCAACAACCCCGAGTGCCAGTTGATCGTTCTGCTGATCGACGAGCGCCCCGAGGAAGTGACCGAGATGTCGCGTACCGTGCGTGGTGAGGTAGTGGCTTCGACCTTCGATGAGCCGCCGGCACGCCATGTGCAGGTCGCCGAGATGGTCATCGAGAAGGCCAAGCGCCTGGTCGAGCACAAGAAGGACGTGGTCATTCTCCTCGACTCGATCACTCGTCTGGCGCGTGCCTACAACACCGTGGTGCCGTCCTCCGGCAAGGTGTTGACTGGTGGTGTCGATGCTCATGCGTTGGAGAAGCCCAAGCGCTTCTTCGGTGCCGCACGTAACATCGAGGAAGGCGGCAGCCTGACCATTATCGCCACGGCGCTGGTCGATACCGGCTCCAAGATGGACGAGGTGATCTTCGAGGAATTCAAGGGTACCGGTAACATGGAAGCCCACCTCGATCGCCGTCTTGCCGAGCGCCGCATCTATCCGGCACTCAACATTCGCCGTTCCGGTACTCGTCGCGAGGACTTGCTGGCGTCCGAGGAAGAGATGCAGCGCATGTGGATTCTGCGCAAGCTGCTCAACCCGATGGACGACACCGCCGCGACCGAGTTCCTGGTGGATCGCCTGAAGGATACGAAGACCAATATCGAGTTCTTCGAGGCTATGAAGCGTCGATAG